The window CGGATGGTCAACGAAGGGTCCGGCACCATGGACGCTTCGGTCACTTCATAGACCCGGCCCAGGCCGTGGCACTGCTGGCAGGCACCCTGAGGCGTGTTGGGCGAGAAATCCTCGGCGTACAGCATCGGTTGGTCGGCCGGGTAGCTACCCGCTCGGGAGTAGAGCATGCGGATCAGGCTCGACAAGGTGGTGACGCTGCCCACCGAGGATCGCGCGCTGGGCGTGCCGCGCTGCTGTTGCAAGGCCACCGCTGGCGGCAGACCTTCGATACTGTCCACGTCCGGCACGCCCACCTGGTCGATCAGGCGCCGGGCATAAGGCGCGACTGACTCGAAATAACGGCGCTGGGCTTCGGCATAAAGCGTGGAAAAGGCCAGCGACGACTTGCCCGACCCCGACACGCCAGTGAATACCACCAGGGCATCGCGAGGGATGTCGACGTCGACATTCTTGAGGTTGTGCTCGCGGGCGCCACGCACCCGGACGAAACCGGTGTCTTCAGGCAATGGCGAAGCGGAGGCGGGACCGGAGCGTGGGGGCATGGAGCGTTCCTTGTTTGCGTCTGTTCAACGCGTGGAGGCTTTCTGGCGAAACGGCGTCACTCGGAGAGTGGAACCTGAGTCACAGCACTGATATTTATGCGACCGGGTTCGTCGATTCTCGTGCAATAAAAATTTTCTCCGAAGCGAAGAGATGAGAAAAGCTTCGCAATTGTCATGGAAACGGACCCCGGATGCCTCGATCAAAGCTGTTCACTGCTCTGTTTGTTGCGCTGCTGTGGATGATAACCAGCGTGGCCCGCAGTGATAACCAGCGGCGTGTTCGCCATTTTCGCGTTCAGGATGGCGCCCCAGGCGTACCGTGTTTCCAATCTGCCGCGCCGATCAATCTTCCCCGGCCGCACCCGGCATCCCACCAGATGACCCGCAGCAAAGGCGCTTGCTGCGCGATCAGGATCGCTTGTGTCGGGTCGCTTTCAACGAAGTGCGTGCACCCCAACTGTACGCATGCCCGGGCTTTGTAGAGGGCAACCTGTTCTGGGCTGTCGTTGCACGAGCGGGTATCTCTCATGATCAGCGGTGTCCCGCTATGGCCGTGCTGGCTTAGCCAGGCTTGAGTACGAACGCGATCCATCTCCGGGCGCCCGGTGATAATCGCCTTCACCCGCCCCAGAGGGGGCAGCTGCTTGAAGGGCTCGAGGCGGTCGCGTTCGCCAAGCGCCGCACTCAAGTCCGCCGCATAACGTTGGAGCGGGATATCTGGAAGCAGTATTCCGTCGAGGTCGATGGCGTACACGTCGTAATCATGGTCATGGGCCATCCTGCCGGTACGCCCGCCACCGGTGTCGATCCAGCGATCGCGATAGGCGCAGGTAAGGGCTTGGCGCTCCCAAGGGAACTGCAAGAAATACCCTCGCCCGTCCAGCCCGTAATCGGGGCGTATACCGCTTAGGTCGTCAAAGCCGACAGTGAAAACCCTCACGATCAATCCCCTGCGCTGCAAGAATGCCAGGCAGTCCTTCAGGGTGTGCCCGGTGCCAGCGATGTCTTCACAGAGCAACACCTTGCTGCCTGGTGGAGGAAGGGGGATCGACGAGTCCCAAATCACGCTCCGATCGACCCGGTAATAGCGCAAAAAGGCCGGTTCAACGCCCGTGGCATGCGAGACCATCAGCGCTAAGGGGCCTCCACCTCGCAATATACCGATGATGCTACTGAACGCTTCTTCGAGAAGCGTAGGCTGTATCGACGCGACCAAGCGATCCATCTGCTCATACGAGATAGGCAGCACGGGTTTGAGCACGTGCGATTTCTGGACAGACACTGTTTTATCCGGTGATGAAAGCGAGTGTTCGGTGGGTGCTTGATGGCCCTACGGAGCCGTGACAGGGCTATGGGGTTGGCACAGGGTTCGATGTCCAGTCGTTTGACTCACCACCGTCGGCGTCTATTAAGGAAAGTCTGAAGGACAGATCGCGATACTCGCCCAGGGAGTGTCGCGCTTCTTCGGAGAGATCCGAGAACGCCGCTTCGCCATGCTTGTCGACCAGCTCCAAAATCGCGTCGAGCGCCGCACGGGTCTTTGGGCTGAGCGCTTGATAAGCCTCGGCACCGGCCTTGATCGCTGGATCATCGGGTTCGCCGGGTTCGACGCGACTCAGTCTGGTATCGGAAGCCCGGTTGACTGTTTCCAATGACATGTCGGTCAGCGCCAACGAATCCAGGCTGCTTCGCTTAGGACGCGAAGCGCCGATTCCAGCGGTCCGCTGCGGCGGTAATGCGTCGAGTTTGCGCCGGGTATCTTGTTCCTGCTGATCGACTTTTTCTTGTTTGGACTTAAGGGCTTTACGTGCCATGCCGATAGGGGTGTAAAGCGCACTCAAGGCGGCCATTGCTTTCGCCTCCAGTGGACCTTTGCCCTGACGAAGGGCCATCTGATGGCGCGCGGATAGGGCAGAACGTTCTAAAAATTTGGCATCATGTATCGCGCTTCTCCATAGCTCAGGTTCTGATTTTTTTCCCGAGGCAGGCAATTGCTGGTTTTCCTGCACGAGACGTTGGTATTGCTTGCGAACGTCTTGTTTATCCAGTTTTCGACCAACGAACTGTTCATCGATTTTCTCAATCTGCTCTCGAGCATATTCGCTCAGCCTGGGCAGGTCCTGTCTACGGGATTCAACACCCGGCTTCGAGAAAAGAAGGTTGAGTTTTTTTGATTTTTCCTTTGCCGCATGATGAGGTTCAGTCGAACGGTTGGCTTCTTTCGACCGTTCCATGAGCACGACAGTTTCGGTGGGACCCGATGCGTAGGATTTATGTTTGAGTTCAAAAATGTCGTAGCGCTGTTGCTCATTCTTTCTTGCATGCACGAGCAATTCACCCGGACTGGTATTGCCTTGACGTAGCAATAGCTTGAATGTTGCCTCGTTGTGCTCAGTTGAGTAGAGGTTCAGCGTCCCATCGGCAATGGCGTTGGCAGCCATATGGGTAATGGCCGACTGAATCATGTCCGGGGAGGTCTCCTTAAAAGCATCAAGGGTCTTTTTACTCAAATGTGCGGGTGAAAGTTTATCGACGTGCTCGGTTTGAGCCGAAGTTTTGGCAGACTCGATGGCTTGCCCATGCCGCAAGCGACCAAGGAACACGGGAGAGCTGCTTGCACCCGGTATCATTTGCTTTCTCTCCTCATGCGCTTATGCAAATTGGTTCGGTCAAATGAGTGGCCAATAGTGTTGTGCCAGTTCCCACGTCAGCTGGATAAATTTGCACCGTATAAGTCGGCGAGGATTTACCCGGTCAATCCACCGGACTGAATTCGCCGCTGCTCGGCAACCACTTTCAATAAATCCAGATCAGACTGGGAAATATGACTGCCACGCCGGCTGCCTTGGCCGGACGCTATACTCCCGCGACGAGTCTCAGGGGGCGAAAGAGTCGACGACTGACTACTGAGCTTGCGCTCGATTTCTTGACTGCGGTTGGCGACGTTAGTCTTTAATTCGTCATCAAACCAACGCCTGTTTCCGACCAGCACATAGCCTGTATGACCGCTTGCGTGAGCATCACGTGCCTCCTCCAGGAAATCGTTTAACTTGACCTTGTCCGGTATGACCGCAATGGCGCCAAATTCGCCCAGTGCTTGCGGAGCAATGACGGTAGCTGGAAGGTTACTGTGCATGTTTGTACTAGGGTTGCCTTCGTCCGAGCCATGATGAACCAGGTTCCAGTCTGATGGATCATCAACATTCAGATGTGTTTTCAACTTGCCGCGTAATGAGTGGTTGATGTCGTCAATGACTCGTTCCTCGAGGCGGGTGACATAATCAACAGTCGGGGCGGCACCCGCCGTCTCTTTGACGGCGACATTTTCATATTTCGATCGAATGTAGGCGATACCAAGATCGGTGGGCTGCTCGTTTGGCGCAGCTGGTTTTGCCGAGCCTCGTCGTTGACTCTGTTGCGGGACGTCATCCCACTGCGGCATCAAAAACAGCAAGTCGTAGTCGGCGGTGAAGGGAAGAGCAGGCTTGCCGTGAGGTTGAACGTTCGGTGCCAGCACTTCAACAGCCTGACCGTCTATGGCTATTCGATAGGTGCCGTTTGCGGTTTTATCAGCAGTGAAGTTAAACGTGGTCCCATCCTCCCTGGTACTTGCGAACGCAGGCGGAACAAGCGGTCTTATCAAATTGTGTTGCTTCAGGTAGTCCATGCGTGCTGCTGGCAGTTCCAAAGGCACCTTAACCGCGTGGCCGCTCTCCACGCACCGCTCGATTTGCAGATTCGCTTTCTCCATATCGGCCGGTGTCGTGCTGCCTTTTCCACTGAGCTGCTGATTTGCCGGAATAAAACCGAACAGCGGGCCGACCATGGAACTCTTCCCTTTTATATTAAGCCCCTTGGTGGGATAGCCCATCCCTATCAGCTGTGCGTTGTGTGGATCAACAGGGCGGAAAGCGATAATGCATCGATGCTTCCGAGCGATGTCATGGAGCTGGTGCAAGTGCTGCGCACAGATGCCTGTTTGCTGGCTGACTTTATCGATATCGTCGCGGACGACCTCAGTCAGCGGGCGGGCAGAAACTGCTGTGGTATGCCCGGCCTCAGGTGCTTTATCGGCGTTAAAGCTGAACGTTTGGTTCCATTGCACCGGGCCTAAGCTACTCATTCCATCCGCTTCCAGAATTTAGTTCTCGAGTAGGTGGCGATTTCAGGCATGTCGGTTCCGCACGCCTCGGGCATTTGCTCCTGGAGGTTAGGGCCGGCCGAGTTGAATACCGCCTAACGCATTCATGATCATCTGCTTGTCGCCTTCATAGTTATGCGGCGTGATGCTTCTGGTCCCGGAAACCGTGGGTGATGGCACCGAAAAAAACGCGCCCCGAAGGCGCGCGTTAAAAATTGGCTGGATGCGGCCAACCAAAGGAGCTGATGACTGGACTTGCGCTGCTGCTTGATCGGCGAATCAAATCAACCGCATGCGGTGTGCCCATAAACGCCTGGCGCTCAGAAACGTGATATTCGCCCTTTGCTTTCAACCAACGGCAGCAGGGAACGGACGGCATCGCTGCGCAGGTAAAGCGAAGCCCAGGCCGCAATGCCCAATAGCCCACTGATGATCTGCGAGGCGGAGCCCAATTCACCCAGGCGCAAATGGGTGCAAATGGCGCCACCCAGGAATCCTGTCACCAGTATTGCGCCCAACACGGCGGTTCTCGGAATCACATAGAGCACGGTGCAAACCAGGATGATGCTGCCAATGACAGAGGAGAGGTGATCGGGGAATCCGGTCAGCTCCATGTTTTTTGCGAGGACTTGGGGCGCGAAAATATTCACACCGGCGTCGGCAAGTAATGCCAACACCACCAGAGCGCCCAGGACTCTGCCCGTCCAGTGCGCGACGCCGGTTTTTTTCTGCATATCTGAAATCATGATTAGGACCGTGGTAAAACTCATTGGGTGGGTTGACGCACAGGCGTTAATTCAAGCAAGGCCCGGTTCTCCCGCAGGGTTCGGCGCAGCCCTCGGCGAGTGGCCGGCTCGAACACAGTCACCGGCGCCTGCTGACGCTCAAAGCTCGTAAGCGGACCGTATAGCCTCAACGGCCCGCTCGCCGATCACGACGCACGGTGCCATCGTATTGCCGCTCGTGATATGCGGCATGATGGAGGCATCGGCAATGCGCAGTCCCTGGACGCCGTAGACGCGCAGTTGACTATCGACCACGGACATTGCGTCCTGGCCCATTTTTGCCGTACCGCATTGGTGCCAGTAAGTAACGGCAGCGTTGCGAGCGTAATGTTCGAGCGATTGGATGTTGAGTTTTCCAGGCAGGCTTTCACGTTTGACCAAGCCCTTGAATGGCGCCTGCGCGCCCAGTTCCTGGACAAATCGGATGTTTTCCAGCGCGTTGCGCCGGTCGGTGGGATGCGACAGGGTGTTGGGCTGGA is drawn from Pseudomonas rhizophila and contains these coding sequences:
- a CDS encoding phosphoribosyltransferase; protein product: MLKPVLPISYEQMDRLVASIQPTLLEEAFSSIIGILRGGGPLALMVSHATGVEPAFLRYYRVDRSVIWDSSIPLPPPGSKVLLCEDIAGTGHTLKDCLAFLQRRGLIVRVFTVGFDDLSGIRPDYGLDGRGYFLQFPWERQALTCAYRDRWIDTGGGRTGRMAHDHDYDVYAIDLDGILLPDIPLQRYAADLSAALGERDRLEPFKQLPPLGRVKAIITGRPEMDRVRTQAWLSQHGHSGTPLIMRDTRSCNDSPEQVALYKARACVQLGCTHFVESDPTQAILIAQQAPLLRVIWWDAGCGRGRLIGAADWKHGTPGAPS
- a CDS encoding anthrax toxin-like adenylyl cyclase domain-containing protein, producing the protein MSSLGPVQWNQTFSFNADKAPEAGHTTAVSARPLTEVVRDDIDKVSQQTGICAQHLHQLHDIARKHRCIIAFRPVDPHNAQLIGMGYPTKGLNIKGKSSMVGPLFGFIPANQQLSGKGSTTPADMEKANLQIERCVESGHAVKVPLELPAARMDYLKQHNLIRPLVPPAFASTREDGTTFNFTADKTANGTYRIAIDGQAVEVLAPNVQPHGKPALPFTADYDLLFLMPQWDDVPQQSQRRGSAKPAAPNEQPTDLGIAYIRSKYENVAVKETAGAAPTVDYVTRLEERVIDDINHSLRGKLKTHLNVDDPSDWNLVHHGSDEGNPSTNMHSNLPATVIAPQALGEFGAIAVIPDKVKLNDFLEEARDAHASGHTGYVLVGNRRWFDDELKTNVANRSQEIERKLSSQSSTLSPPETRRGSIASGQGSRRGSHISQSDLDLLKVVAEQRRIQSGGLTG
- a CDS encoding DoxX family protein codes for the protein MQKKTGVAHWTGRVLGALVVLALLADAGVNIFAPQVLAKNMELTGFPDHLSSVIGSIILVCTVLYVIPRTAVLGAILVTGFLGGAICTHLRLGELGSASQIISGLLGIAAWASLYLRSDAVRSLLPLVESKGRISRF